The Catenuloplanes niger genome includes a window with the following:
- the cobT gene encoding nicotinate-nucleotide--dimethylbenzimidazole phosphoribosyltransferase, with the protein MMRETLDAIRPLDAEAMSAARARHGRLTKPAGSLGTLEELSIRLAGLAGVCPPPLPAPAAVAVFAGDHGVHAQRVSPWPQEVTVQMVANYLAGGAVINAFAREVGADVHVVDVGVATEIDAAPGLIAAKVRPGTADLATGPAMTTDEARTAIETGIRVAGQLVDGGAKMLVAGDMGIANTTPAAALIAAFTGRDAGEVTGRGTGIDDDTHHRKISVVRTALRRLPPDADPLRVLAEVGGLEHAAIAGFALGAAAHRVPLILDGVNAVAGALAAAALHPGVTAALVAGHRSAEPGATAGLAHLGLEPLIDLHMRLGEGTGAVLALPIVSAAVRVLHDVATFDSAGVTEK; encoded by the coding sequence ATGATGCGGGAGACGCTGGACGCGATCCGTCCGCTGGACGCGGAGGCGATGTCGGCCGCACGGGCACGGCACGGCCGCCTGACCAAGCCGGCCGGCTCGCTCGGCACGCTGGAGGAGCTCTCGATCCGCCTCGCCGGGCTGGCCGGGGTCTGTCCGCCGCCGCTGCCCGCCCCGGCCGCGGTCGCGGTCTTCGCCGGCGACCACGGCGTGCACGCCCAGCGCGTCTCGCCGTGGCCGCAGGAGGTCACCGTGCAGATGGTGGCGAACTATCTGGCCGGTGGCGCGGTGATCAACGCGTTCGCCCGGGAGGTCGGCGCGGACGTGCACGTGGTCGACGTGGGCGTGGCCACGGAGATCGACGCCGCACCCGGCCTGATCGCGGCGAAGGTCCGGCCCGGCACCGCCGACCTGGCGACCGGGCCCGCCATGACCACCGACGAGGCGCGGACCGCGATCGAGACCGGCATCCGGGTCGCCGGGCAGCTCGTCGACGGCGGCGCGAAGATGCTGGTCGCCGGCGACATGGGCATCGCGAACACCACGCCCGCGGCCGCGCTGATCGCGGCGTTCACCGGCCGGGACGCGGGCGAGGTGACCGGGCGGGGCACCGGCATCGACGACGACACCCACCACCGCAAGATCTCGGTGGTACGGACGGCGCTGCGCCGGTTGCCGCCCGACGCGGACCCGCTGCGCGTGCTCGCCGAGGTCGGCGGGCTGGAACACGCGGCGATCGCCGGCTTCGCGCTCGGGGCGGCGGCACACCGCGTGCCGCTGATCCTGGACGGCGTGAACGCGGTGGCGGGCGCGCTGGCCGCCGCGGCCCTGCACCCCGGCGTGACCGCCGCGCTCGTCGCCGGACACCGGTCCGCCGAGCCGGGCGCCACCGCCGGCCTCGCCCACCTGGGCCTCGAACCCCTCATCGACCTGCACATGCGGCTCGGTGAGGGCACCGGCGCGGTGCTCGCGCTGCCGATCGTCTCCGCCGCCGTGCGCGTGCTGCACGACGTCGCCACCTTCGACTCCGCCGGAGTGACCGAGAAGTGA